ACCTGACAATCCCCCCGGGGCGCAGCGTCGCACTCGTCGGCTCCTCCGGCGCCGGCAAGTCCACCGTCGCCCAACTGCTGCTCCGGCTGTTCGACCCCGCCGAGGGCCGGGTGACCATCGACGGCCAGAACATCCGCGAGGTCGCCCAGGCCTCGGTACGCGCCGCCGTGGGTGTGGTCTTCCAGGAATCGGTCCTGATCAGCGGCTCGCTGGCACGCAACCTGCGGCTCGCCCAGCCGACCGCCACCGACCAGGACATCGAGGCGGCGCTCGCGGCGGCCAACGCGTGGGAGTTCGTACGCACCTGGGAGGACGGAATCCACACCGAGCTCGGCGCACGCGGCGTCATGCTCTCGGGCGGGCAACGCCAACGCCTCGCCATCGCCCGGGTGATGCTGAAGGACCCCCCCATCGTCGTGCTCGACGAGGCGACCAGCGCGCTCGACGCCGGCAGCGAACGCGCGGTGCTCGACGCGCTGGACCGGCTGCTGTCCGGGAGGACGTCACTGATCATCGCCCATCGGATCGCCACCATCCGCAACTGTGACCAGATCGTCCTGATGGAACGCGGACGGGTCGCCGACGCCGGCACACACGCCTCGCTGCTCCGGACCTCGACGACCTATCGCTCGTACTGCCATGAGCAGTCGGTGGCGTGAGGCCGCCCGGGAGATCACCGTCTTCAACAGCTCGTCCTCTGACCGGGGAGTCAGGTGTTGCGGCCCCCGTTGACTCCGATCACCTGGCCTGTGATGTAGCCGGCCTCGTCGCGGACAAGGAATGCGCAGGCAGCTGCTATGTCCTCCGGTCGGCCGATGCGGCCGACCGGCGTGGCGGATTCCTGCTCCTCGACGCGCATGAGCCCGCCTTTCTCGGACTGGCGCAGCATGGGAGTGTCGATAAAGCCCGGCGGAATGGTGTTGACCGTGATGCCCCTCGGACCGAACTCGCGAGCGAGGACCTTCGTGAGGCCGACGACACCTGACTTGGCAGCAACATAGGAGGCGAGCTGCGGCGGCCCGGTGTTGACACTCGACGAGGATATGTTGACGATGCGCCCCCATCCCTCGTCGAGCATGCTGGGCAGCACGGCCTGGCAGCAGTGGAAGGCGCTTGTCAGGTTGACTTCCAGAGAGCGGTTCCACATGTCGGTGGTGATCTCCAGAAACGGCCCATGTGGCGTCATCCCCGCATTGTTGACCAGAATCACCGGCCGGCCGAGCCGGCCGCGCACGGATTCGACTCCGGCCTGGACGGCGGCGGCGTCCGTCACATCGACAGCAAGGCCGAGGGACCTGCCGCCGCCGGCCGCGATCGAGGCGGCGGTCTCCTCGGCAGTAGCGCCGTTCAGATCGAAGACCGCCACCGCGAGTCCGTCCGCGGCCAGCCGGCGAGCGATCGCCGCGCCGATTCCCGATCCGCCACCGGTGACGATGGCCACGCGACTGTTCACTGACCGGCTCCCCTGCCGGGGCCGGCCGGCAGCTCGACCTCGGCCGTACAGTCCACCAGAACCTGTCCGTCCTGATTCACGAGCCGCAGCCTGATGTGGACGAGCGGGGCACCCCAGACCGAGTCGGTTTCCTTACCGACGACTTCGGCGTCGAAGTAGGTGACGTCTCCCTCGAAGGCAGGAGCACGGAAGTTCGCCCTGGTATGGCGCACCATGCCATCGACGCCAGCCCAGTAGGCGAGGTAGTCGGTGCACCAGGCGCCCATCGTCGCGCCGTACCCGTAGGCACGGGACATGCCGATCTCGCTGGCTTTGTCCGCGTCGACATGGCCACGTGACGGGCCGACATAGAGGCCGTCGCGCAGCCGCGGGTCGATCCGGGCGCCTTCCTCGTCGAAGCCGAACCCGTCCACCCAGCCCGGGTCCTGATTGATCCATGGATCCTCGACGCCCGGCGGTGCCACCCAGTGCGCCGTGCCCCAGATGCCGAAGACAAACGCGCGGTACTCGGTGGTGAAACTCGCGATGCTGTGCGGGCCGATCACTCGACGCGGCAGCCTGGCGCCGACTTCCACATCGTCGAACCGCGGCGAGACGCCCAGGCGGTTCGACAGTATCCAGCCGTGGCGGACCTTTTCGATCTCCGCGAGCTCCTCGGCGGTCCAGCTCCTCACCGCACCGAGCTGCTTGTCGTACATGCCACGGCGTTCCGCCTCCGCCGCCAGGTAACGGATCGCCGTCGAGCGCTCGCGCGCCACCAGCGTGCCGCGCTGGTTGGTGTGGATCGTGTCACCGCGGGAGAACATCGTGGGTCCGGCGAACTTCGTCTCGACCACCTTGTAGTCGTGGAAGCGCCGTTGTTGGAAGAGCTGGTCGCCCACATGCACCCGCGCGCCGTAGAACCACCACTCCTCACCACCGAAGATGAGATGGCTACCGGGGATGTGGCCCACGCAGGCCGGCTGGGCGCCATGCCCGAAGTCCAGCGCGACCGCCATGGACTGAGGCGCGATGATGCCGCCGTATCTCGACCCGCGGGCGAACTCCTCGTCCCAGTGCAGAGGGTTCGGGTAGTCCATAGCCATCACCCAGCGACGGATGTCCGAGGCACTGCAGGGATCCCACAGCTGCCCGCCGCCGACCAGCTGGCCCACGCGATGGTCGACGTCGGACAGGTCGAGCCTGGCTCCCACCGAGTCCGCGTCTGTCGGTGCCGTCGTGCTCTGTCCACTCATCCTGCGCTCCCGACTGTCGGTCTGACGTCCACGGGAAATGCTCGCGCCGGCCACGAGCTGCTCACCGACGGCAGAAGGCCCGCCGGACTGCTGACGCACCGGCCCGCGAGCCACGGCCAGCAGTTGCATGGAGCGCCCGCCGGAACGTGGCGCGGTGTGCCGGCCGACCGGGGCTGGAGGTCCCCTCGCCGCCCCGCCGAGGCCGGCGGGGGACCAGCGGCGGAGCCCGGAAGACCGTATGGCGGATATTGACACCACGATGCGGTTTCGTCCAGAGTTCCTCGTGACGGGGGTCACCGGCGAGACTCGCCACGAGCTGCTCTGGACAGCCCGACCTGCTACGCCCCGACCTCCAGGACTCCCCGACCCTCCGGCGCCGACGACTCACATCCCTGTGACAATCCCGAACCGAGGATCTCGCATGCAGACCTGCGCACCGACCGAGACGCCCGAGGTCGACCAAGCGGCTCTCCGGGAGAAATACCTGACCGAGCGCGACAAGCGGCTTCGCCCGGAGGGACAGAAGCAGTACCTGGAAGCCGAAGGCGCATTCGAGGAGTTCTACGAGGCCGACCCGTACACGCCGGTCGTGCCGCGCCCGCCGGTCTCCGCGGATATCGACGTGGCGATCCTCGGCGGCGGGTTCGCCGGCCTCATCACCGCGACCAGGCTCAGGCAGGCCGGGGTGACCGATCTGAGAATCCTCGAGTTCGGCGGCGACTTCGGCGGAGCCTGGTACTGGAACCGCTACCCCGGCATCCAGGTCGACTCGGACAGCTACTGCTACCTGCCGCTACTGGAGGAGACCGGGTACATCCCCACCCAGAAGTACACCTTCGGCGACGAGGTCCGCGAACACTGTCAGCGCATCGGCCGGCACTTCGGCCTTTATGAGAACGCCATGTTCAGCACACTCATCCGGTCGCTCGCGTGGGACGCCTCAACCAGCCGCTGGAGGATCGGCACCAATCGGGGCGACGACATCCGGGCCCGTTTCGTCGTCATGTGCCAGGGGCCGTTCAACCGGCCCAAGTTACCCGGAATACCGGGCATCTCCGACTTCGAAGGCCACACGATCCACACGGCCAGATGGGACTACTCCTACACCGGCGGCGACGTCCACGGCGGTCTCGACAGGCTCGCCACGAAGCGGGTGGCGGTGATCGGTACGGGCGCCAGCGGTGTCCAGGTGGTTCCGCATCTCGCCCGCGCCGCCGAGCACCTCTATGTCTTCCAGCGCACGGCGTCCTCCATCGATCAACGCGGCAACGCGGCGACCGATCCCGAATGGGTGCGGACGTTACGCCCTGGCTGGCAGCGGGAGCGGCAGCGCAGCTTCCACACGGCTGCCTACGAGGCGTTCGGCCCAGGCCAGCCCGACCTCGTCTGCGACGGGTGGACCGAGATCAGCCGCAACCTGCAGGCGCATCTGGATGCCACCGACGGGTGGGCGGCCCTCGCCGACCCGGCGGCGTTCCTCGCACTGCGCGAGACGGTGGACTACCAGGTGATGGAGAGGCTACGCCAGCGCGTCGAGGCCATCGTCGAGGATCCGGTGACGGCCGAGGCCCTGAAGCCCTACTACCGCTTTCTGTGCAAGCGGCCGTGCTTCAACGACGACTATCTGCCAACCTTCAATCTGCCGAACGTCACCCTGGTCGACGTGTCGAGCACGAAGGGCGTCGAACGGATCACCCCGAAGGGTGTCATCGCACACGGGATCGAGCACGAGGTCGACTGCATCGTCTTCGCGAGCGGTTTCGAGATCACCACCGATCTCGACCGGCGTCTTGCCATCCACCCGTTCACGGGACGCGACGGCCTTTCACTCTATGACCACTGGGCGAAGGGCTACCGCACTCTGCACGGTATCACCAGCCACGGCTTCCCCAACCTCATGTTCACCGGGTACATCCAGGGCGGTATCACCGCCAGCGTCACCTCCATGTTCGAGCAGCAGGCCGACCACATCGCCTACATCATCGCCGAGGCCCTTGCCCGCGGCGTCAGCACCGTCGAGCCCACCGCCGAAGCCCAGGACGAATGGGTCGCCACCATCCGGGCGACCGCGATCGACAACACCACCTTCGTTCGGGAATGCACGCCCGGCTACTACAACAACGAGGGTGAACAGGAGATTCGTTCGGTCCTCGGCGATCCCTACTGGCCCGGTTTCTACGCCATGGAGGACCTGCTGCGGGCCTGGCGTGAAACGGGCGAGCTGACCGGCCTCGCGCTGGGCCGATGAGCCAGCCCACAGCGTCGCCCGCACCAGCGCGACGGCCATCGAGGGGACCATGCCGGTGAAGGTCTACGAGCGGATCCTGGACCTGTTCGAAGCCGAGGGCATCAACACCATCTTCGGCATTCCCGACCCGAACTTCGTGCACCTGTTCCACCTTGCCGAGGAGCGCGGCTGGAACGTTGTGGCGCCGCATCATGAGGAGTCGGCCGGGTTCATGGCCGAGGCGGTGTCCCGGATGACCGGGAAGCCGGCCGTCTGTATCGGCACGCTCGGCCCGGGGGTGGCGAACCTGGCCGGCGCGATGATGTGCGCCAAGGTCGAGAACTCACCGGTCATCTTCCTCGGCGGGCAGCGTGCCCGAATCACCGAGCAGCGGGTCCGCCGTGGCCGGATCCAGTTCGTGAAGCAGGCCGAGCTGTTCGCGCCGTCGGTGAAGTACTGCGCCAGTATCGAGTTCGCCGACCAGACCGACGAGGTGATCCGGGAGGGCCTGCGCAGGGCGCTGTCCGGGACACCGGGCCCGGTCTACATCGAGTACCCCTCGCACGTCATCCAGGAGGAGCTCGACGTTCCGCCGGCGCTGCCGCCGCAGGGCTACCGGCTGGTAGGCCAGACCGCCGGCCCGGACGGGATCGCCGAGGCGGTGCGACTGATCGGCGCGGCCAGGCTGCCGGTGCTGTTGGTCGGCCACGGCGTCCACACCTCCCGGGCAGGCGCGTCGGTGAAGGCACTGGCGGACCTGATGGCCTGCCCGGTCATCCAGACCTCCGGCGGCACTTCCTACATCGACGGACTGGAGGACCGCACCTTCCCGTACGGCTTCTCCGCCTCCGCGGTCGAGGCGGTGGTGAAGTCGGATCTGTGCCTGGCGATCGGCACCGAACTGGGTGAGCCGGTGCACCACGGCCGGGGCCGGCACTGGGCCCCGAACGACGCCGACCGGAAATGGATCATGGTGGAGCAGGACCCGCTGGCGATCGGGGTGAACCGCTCGTACGACGTGCCGCTGGTCGGGGACCTGCGGGCGATCGTCCCGCAGCTGGTCGAGGCGCTCGCCAGCGCCCCGCGCACACCGCCGCCCGATCTGGCGGGCTGGATCAGAAGGGACGCCGAGCGGCTGGCCCAGCTGGCCGAGAGCGCGCCGTCGGGCATGTCGCCGGTACATCCGGCCCGGCTGATCGTCGAGGCGACCAGGGCCTTCCCCGCGGACGGCATCATGGTCCGCGACGGCGGCGCCACGACGATCTTCGGCTGGACGTACTCGCAGGCGAAGCCGCACGACGTGATGTGGAACCAGAACTTCGGCCACCTCGGCACCGGGCTGCCCTACGCCGTCGGCGCCTCGGTGGCCGACGGCCGCAGGCGCCCGGTGATGCTGATCACCGGCGACTCGGCGTTCCAGTTCCAGATCGCCGAGCTGGAGACCGCCGCCCGGCTGAACCTGCCGCTGGTCTGCGTCGTCGCCGTCGACCACGCCTGGGGCCTGGAGGTCGGCGTCTACAAGCGGACCTTCGGCCAGGGCTCGCTGGAGACCGGCACCCACTGGAGCACGAACACCCGCCTCGACAAGGTCGCCGAGGGCTTCGGCTGCCACGGCGAGTACGTCGAGCGCGACGAGGAGATCGCCCCGGCCATCAAGCGCGCCTACGCCAGCGGCCGGCCCGGCGTCATCCATGTCAGGGTCGACCCGAAAGCGAACTCCGAGGAGATGCCGAACTACGGCGAGTACGCGACGTGGGCAACGGAAGGTGCACATTGACAGCCCCACCGTTCTCCTACGTCGACCGCCGGGTCCTCGTCGTGGGCGGCGGGCGGGGCATCGGGCGGGCGGTAGCCCTGGCCCTGGCACGGGCCGGGGCGGATGTCGCGGTCGCTGCCCGCGGCCGTGAGCAGCTCGATGCGGTTGTCGCGGAGATCCAGGCACTGGGGCGGCAGGCATGGGCGTTACCCGTCGATCTGACCGAGCCCGGCGCGCCGGGCGACCTTGTCGAGCGCGCCCTCGCCGCGCTCGGCAGGATCGACGTCCTGATCAACTCGGCCGGCGACACCGGTCGCCTCGAACGTGGGACCTTCAACGTCACCACCGACGACTTCGACCACGTCTTCGGGCTGCATGTTCGCGCCGCGCTGATGACCTCCATCCGCGCCGCCGAGTCGATGAGGGACCGCGGCATCGCGGGCGCGATCCTCACCATCACCTCGGTCGGCGGATGTTTCCCGTCACCTGGGGCAGTGCTGTACGGGGCCGCGAAGGCGGCTCTCAACCACATCACGTCGACACTGGGCATGGAGTTCGGAACACACGGGATCAGGGTGAACGCGATCGCTCCGGGCCCGGTCGAGACCGAGCTCATCGCCGACCGGCTCACCACCTCCGAGGACCGGGCCGCGATGGCGTCCTTCTATCCACTCAATCGGATCGGGCACGTGGACGACGTCGCCTCGGCGGCGCTCTACCTCTGCTCGGCAGAGGCGTCATGGCTGTCGGGTGTGACCCTCCTGCTCAACGGCGGACAGCACGCGTCCAGCGGCATGTTCCGCTGGCCACGGACCCACAACCCGGTACCGCCGGGGCGGCGCATCTGAACCCTGCCAGGGGACGGATGCATGACGCGAGCACCCGCCGGACGACATCCCGCGGGCCGAACGAGACGACGCGAAGCCGGCAGCCGACGAGCCGGGCCGCGCAGGAAGGAGCGCCAGATGGCCGCAATCGCGACGAAGAAGCTGTCGGAACGGATCGGGGTCGAGGTCCTGGACATCGATCGCGAGCGCCTCCTGCATGACGAAGAATTCCCGGACGCCTGCCTCGCCGCGCTGGCGGAGCACGGAGTTCTGCTCTTCCGGGAAATTCACCTCGACGATGAAGTGCAGGTGGAGTTCTGCCGGAGGCTGGGCGAGCTGGCCCGTTTCCGCGGATATCGGCTGCCGGAGGTAATGGAGATCAACTTTGAGCCGTCGAACCGCAACGCC
The Parafrankia irregularis genome window above contains:
- a CDS encoding SDR family NAD(P)-dependent oxidoreductase — translated: MTAPPFSYVDRRVLVVGGGRGIGRAVALALARAGADVAVAARGREQLDAVVAEIQALGRQAWALPVDLTEPGAPGDLVERALAALGRIDVLINSAGDTGRLERGTFNVTTDDFDHVFGLHVRAALMTSIRAAESMRDRGIAGAILTITSVGGCFPSPGAVLYGAAKAALNHITSTLGMEFGTHGIRVNAIAPGPVETELIADRLTTSEDRAAMASFYPLNRIGHVDDVASAALYLCSAEASWLSGVTLLLNGGQHASSGMFRWPRTHNPVPPGRRI
- a CDS encoding flavin-containing monooxygenase: MQTCAPTETPEVDQAALREKYLTERDKRLRPEGQKQYLEAEGAFEEFYEADPYTPVVPRPPVSADIDVAILGGGFAGLITATRLRQAGVTDLRILEFGGDFGGAWYWNRYPGIQVDSDSYCYLPLLEETGYIPTQKYTFGDEVREHCQRIGRHFGLYENAMFSTLIRSLAWDASTSRWRIGTNRGDDIRARFVVMCQGPFNRPKLPGIPGISDFEGHTIHTARWDYSYTGGDVHGGLDRLATKRVAVIGTGASGVQVVPHLARAAEHLYVFQRTASSIDQRGNAATDPEWVRTLRPGWQRERQRSFHTAAYEAFGPGQPDLVCDGWTEISRNLQAHLDATDGWAALADPAAFLALRETVDYQVMERLRQRVEAIVEDPVTAEALKPYYRFLCKRPCFNDDYLPTFNLPNVTLVDVSSTKGVERITPKGVIAHGIEHEVDCIVFASGFEITTDLDRRLAIHPFTGRDGLSLYDHWAKGYRTLHGITSHGFPNLMFTGYIQGGITASVTSMFEQQADHIAYIIAEALARGVSTVEPTAEAQDEWVATIRATAIDNTTFVRECTPGYYNNEGEQEIRSVLGDPYWPGFYAMEDLLRAWRETGELTGLALGR
- a CDS encoding thiamine pyrophosphate-binding protein, translated to MPVKVYERILDLFEAEGINTIFGIPDPNFVHLFHLAEERGWNVVAPHHEESAGFMAEAVSRMTGKPAVCIGTLGPGVANLAGAMMCAKVENSPVIFLGGQRARITEQRVRRGRIQFVKQAELFAPSVKYCASIEFADQTDEVIREGLRRALSGTPGPVYIEYPSHVIQEELDVPPALPPQGYRLVGQTAGPDGIAEAVRLIGAARLPVLLVGHGVHTSRAGASVKALADLMACPVIQTSGGTSYIDGLEDRTFPYGFSASAVEAVVKSDLCLAIGTELGEPVHHGRGRHWAPNDADRKWIMVEQDPLAIGVNRSYDVPLVGDLRAIVPQLVEALASAPRTPPPDLAGWIRRDAERLAQLAESAPSGMSPVHPARLIVEATRAFPADGIMVRDGGATTIFGWTYSQAKPHDVMWNQNFGHLGTGLPYAVGASVADGRRRPVMLITGDSAFQFQIAELETAARLNLPLVCVVAVDHAWGLEVGVYKRTFGQGSLETGTHWSTNTRLDKVAEGFGCHGEYVERDEEIAPAIKRAYASGRPGVIHVRVDPKANSEEMPNYGEYATWATEGAH
- a CDS encoding SDR family NAD(P)-dependent oxidoreductase, which codes for MNSRVAIVTGGGSGIGAAIARRLAADGLAVAVFDLNGATAEETAASIAAGGGRSLGLAVDVTDAAAVQAGVESVRGRLGRPVILVNNAGMTPHGPFLEITTDMWNRSLEVNLTSAFHCCQAVLPSMLDEGWGRIVNISSSSVNTGPPQLASYVAAKSGVVGLTKVLAREFGPRGITVNTIPPGFIDTPMLRQSEKGGLMRVEEQESATPVGRIGRPEDIAAACAFLVRDEAGYITGQVIGVNGGRNT
- a CDS encoding MaoC family dehydratase, which encodes MSGQSTTAPTDADSVGARLDLSDVDHRVGQLVGGGQLWDPCSASDIRRWVMAMDYPNPLHWDEEFARGSRYGGIIAPQSMAVALDFGHGAQPACVGHIPGSHLIFGGEEWWFYGARVHVGDQLFQQRRFHDYKVVETKFAGPTMFSRGDTIHTNQRGTLVARERSTAIRYLAAEAERRGMYDKQLGAVRSWTAEELAEIEKVRHGWILSNRLGVSPRFDDVEVGARLPRRVIGPHSIASFTTEYRAFVFGIWGTAHWVAPPGVEDPWINQDPGWVDGFGFDEEGARIDPRLRDGLYVGPSRGHVDADKASEIGMSRAYGYGATMGAWCTDYLAYWAGVDGMVRHTRANFRAPAFEGDVTYFDAEVVGKETDSVWGAPLVHIRLRLVNQDGQVLVDCTAEVELPAGPGRGAGQ